A genome region from Coffea arabica cultivar ET-39 chromosome 7e, Coffea Arabica ET-39 HiFi, whole genome shotgun sequence includes the following:
- the LOC113700745 gene encoding AP2/ERF and B3 domain-containing transcription factor At1g50680-like: MQEQSEISGAATNAIQEISDSNSNSYVIQNKRQKLDNKVDSPRFKGVVIQKNGRWGAQIYAHERIWLGTFKSEIEAAMAYDSAAIKLQGGDAYRNFPWTNITSEEPKFQSQFSTQAVLNMIKDGSYPVKFVEYLRAQSFIQSFTTMPSNGGLVCKKLFHKELTPSDVGNLNRLVIPKKYALMYFPHLSCDAEETDEDIAGEDDAELVFFDRSMRSWKFRYCYWKSSQSFVFTRGWNRYVRNKGLQAKDVVSFSLFEFKNGSDEVQPIFMIDAEYHQSFRGGLMLNSSRDENNFPETEPNGSTKRGLKLFGKDSKLLTAAKIHLQMSYQILDS; encoded by the exons ATGCAGGAGCAGAGTGAGATTTCTGGTGCAGCAACAAATGCCATCCAGGAAATTTCTGATTCCAACAGTAATAGCTACGTGATCCAAAATAAGCGCCAAAAGCTAGATAATAAAGTTGATAGCCCAAGATTCAAAGGAGTCGTCATTCAAAAAAATGGACGCTGGGGAGCACAGATATATGCCCATGAACGCATTTGGTTAGGAACTTTCAAATCTGAGATCGAAGCAGCAATGGCATATGATAGTGCTGCCATCAAACTCCAAGGTGGAGACGCATACAGAAACTTTCCATGGACAAACATAACTAGCGAAGAGCCAAAGTTCCAGAGCCAATTCAGTACACAAGCAGTACTGAATATGATCAAAGATGGTTCTTATCCAGTCAAGTTTGTTGAGTATTTGAGGGCACAATCATTTATACAAAGTTTCACGACAATGCCTAGCAACGGAGGATTGGTGTGCAAGAAACTGTTCCACAAGGAACTTACTCCTAGCGATGTTGGAAATCTTAATCGACTTGTCATACCAAAGAAATATGCATTAATGTACTTCCCTCATCTTTCTTGTGATGCAGAGGAGACTGATGAGGACATTGCTGGTGAAGATGATGCTGAATTGGTTTTCTTTGACAGGTCAATGAGGTCGTGGAAATTTCGATACTGTTATTGGAAGAGCAGCCAAAGCTTTGTTTTCACTCGAGGATGGAATAGATATGTCAGGAACAAGGGATTGCAGGCGAAAGACGTGGTTAGTTTCTCATTGTTTGAGTTCAAAAATGGATCAGATGAGGTGCAGCCTATATTCATGATTGATGCTGAATATCATCAGAGTTTTCGTGGTGGTTTGATGCTGAATTCATCCAGGGACGAGAATAATTTTCCTGAGACAGAaccaaatggttcaacaaaaAGGGGATTAAAGCTTTTTG GGAAGGATTCTAAGTTGCTAACAGCTGCAAAGATACACCTGCAAATGTCCTACCAGATTCTTGATTCCTAG